Proteins encoded in a region of the Planococcus citri chromosome 1, ihPlaCitr1.1, whole genome shotgun sequence genome:
- the LOC135848663 gene encoding uncharacterized protein LOC135848663: MKNSILRTRSNISDHSPSSSDDDTDEDEDEIYEKELKSRKKSLKIRNLPERKSNENNLHSATDKDSSKLNKSLSSYPRACEFCGKICAYRQVFFAHRKKCNSHTNYSDLLVTKSTIIREYICYHCNKHFNRKFNLQKHLESGVCVKRKSDCCNDTSKPHDHSEDLSTTIENDENKEYSCQNCGKIFRKKCNLQRHVNRSVCSDKDAVKRCKLKCWENECSALFYKQIDLVQHLREHHGRTLGIERLEFPDLEAFEKWKNEENSIKFMNARKLTGSKRSSRGLSYYYVCQFYRKNETESTKRKTNRRKSVGIVPNTKCPSRILVKECGSKIHVTYISSHNHDLYDPLEKKPLSMSMISLVKKRHVSGMKFKDECVRAKLNDGAAWEISCGNDDKLRKYVVRRVNETCLMNDCVVKCYEEHCCNLCEHLYKCSCSKKNIFCKHMHKIHSVINRGLFIVNIQPENYSPPESPAPSIQYDSSFQPEPSENEKLLYSAQNSLVKLNSLLSNDTSTIEPSLLKLLAKSLQDLCDQCDQSACTSLTQQQPVPNEINLNAAQHKTRIQRSFTVPITETTDCLKPIRQPCNISLLCLKSLDPYIPERESRYLKTFDSGFSAGWLYDSVVDSFLSIVCPTGTNVYVVDTRVSQFILNDQRPPDIWNWVSWNNIDLLVVPCKPNKNHWLLLIILLKEHRLYVLDPSTPLDSLNTLYKKYSNIINCWSIILKNFFGVFSCDIASLPHTEQNEPCNCGVFICWYAYQYVNKFNLTDDLNTDAFRKFIHDTIVNGPQAM, encoded by the coding sequence ATGAAAAACTCCATTTTACGAACAAGATCGAACATCAGCGATCACAGCCCTTCGAGTAGTGACGATGACACCGATGAAGACGAAGATGAAATATACGAAAAAGAGCTCAAATCGAGAAAGAAATccttaaaaatcagaaatttaccagaacgcaaatcaaatgaaaataatttacacTCCGCAACCGATAAAGATTCCAGTAAACTGAACAAATCACTGTCTTCATATCCGAGAGCTTGCGAATTCTGCGGTAAAATATGCGCTTACCGGCAAGTATTTTTTGCTCATCGAAAGAAATGCAACTCTCATACCAATTATTCAGATTTACTAGTTACGAAATCTACCATTATTAGAGAATACATTTGTTACCATTGCAACAAACACTTCAATAGAAAgttcaatttacaaaaacacCTCGAAAGTGGCGTATGCGTCAAACGCAAATCAGACTGTTGTAACGATACGTCGAAACCTCACGATCATTCGGAAGATCTGTCAACGACCATTGAAAACGATGAAAACAAAGAATACAGTTGTCAAAACTGCGGTaaaatcttcagaaaaaaatgtaacttacAAAGACACGTAAATCGTTCGGTTTGTTCGGATAAAGATGCGGTGAAAAGATGCAAATTGAAATGTTGGGAGAACGAATGCTCGGCTTTATTTTACAAACAAATCGATCTCGTGCAGCATTTACGTGAACATCATGGCCGCACCTTGGGCATCGAAAGACTCGAGTTCCCAGATCTCGAAGCTtttgagaaatggaaaaacgaAGAAAACAGTATCAAATTCATGAACGCCAGAAAGCTAACCGGCTCTAAGCGTTCTTCCAGGGGTTTAAGTTACTACTACGTTTGTCAATTTTATCGCAAAAACGAGACCGAAAGCACGAAACGGAAAACTAATCGGCGTAAATCCGTCGGTATCGTTCCGAATACCAAATGCCCGAGTAGGATCTTAGTCAAAGAATGCGGATCCAAGATACATGTTACGTATATTTCCAGTCACAATCACGACTTATACGATCCGCTTGAAAAGAAACCTCTGTCGATGTCGATGATATCGTTAGTTAAAAAACGTCACGTTTCCGGGATGAAATTCAAAGACGAATGTGTGCGAGCGAAATTGAACGATGGAGCTGCTTGGGAGATCAGCTGCGGCAATGATGATAAACTTAGAAAATACGTTGTTCGTCGAGTCAACGAAACGTGTTTAATGAACGACTGCGTAGTTAAATGTTACGAAGAACATTGTTGCAATTTATGCGAACATTTATACAAGTGTTCGTGTTCGAAGAAAAACATCTTTTGTAAACATATgcataaaattcattctgtaatcAATCGTGGTTTATTCATCGTTAACATTCAACCCGAAAATTACTCTCCGCCTGAATCTCCGGCTCCTTCAATCCAATACGATTCCAGTTTCCAACCAGAACCTAgcgaaaatgagaaattacttTATTCCGCTCAAAACAGTCTTGTGAAACTGAATTCATTACTATCAAACGATACGAGTACGATCGAACCTTCGTTATTGAAATTGTTAGCTAAAAGTTTACAAGATCTTTGTGACCAGTGCGATCAATCTGCCTGTACTTCACTTACGCAGCAGCAACCAGTTCCAAATGAAATTAATCTCAACGCTGCGCAGCACAAGACTCGTATACAGCGAAGTTTCACCGTTCCCATCACCGAAACGACCGATTGCTTGAAACCAATCCGGCAGCCGTGTAATATAAGCCTGTTGTGTTTGAAATCACTCGATCCTTATATACCAGAGCGAGAATCGCGTTATTTAAAAACATTCGATTCTGGATTCTCTGCTGGTTGGTTATACGACTCCGTAGTGGATAGTTTCTTGAGCATAGTTTGTCCTACCGGAACTAATGTTTACGTCGTCGATACCAGAGTCAGTCAGTTTATATTGAATGATCAACGTCCTCCTGATATTTGGAACTGGGTATCGTGGAATAATATCGATTTACTCGTTGTACCGTGTAAACCAAACAAGAACCACTGGTTATTGCTTATAATTCTATTAAAGGAACACAGATTATACGTGCTGGATCCGTCTACACCGTTAGATTCGTTGAACACACTGTACAAAAAGTATTCCAATATCATCAATTGTTGGTCgatcattttgaagaattttttcggtgttttttcTTGTGATATTGCCTCGCTTCCGCATACCGAACAGAATGAGCCGTGTAATTGTGGCGTTTTCATTTGCTGGTATGCTTATCAGTATGTAAATAAGTTCAATTTGACTGACGATTTGAATACAGACGCGTTCCGTAAATTTATTCACGATACTATTGTAAATGGACCGCAAGCCATGTGA
- the Der-1 gene encoding derlin-1: MSDISDWYSRVPFFTKWWLTLTMVFSLAGRLGLVKAYQMMLLYSPLISNFEVWRPITAVFFYPINQATGFHFLVNCYFLYNYSIRLEKGEFDGRPADYCYMLIINWLTCTLMALAIGMPLLMDCMVLSVLYVWCQCNKETIVTFWFGTTFKAMYLPWVLFVFNFIIVGGGISELIGILSGHIYYFLKFTYPQENGTQSFLTTPYFLFNLFPNRRIAGGFGVPPPRSAAATGEQPSSGRHNWGRGRVLGGEVD; the protein is encoded by the exons ATGAGTGATATAAGTGATTGGTACAGTCGTGTgccatttttcacgaaatggTGGCTGACGTTAACTATGGTTTTTTCTCTAGCTGGACGTTTGGGTCTAGTGAAGGCATATCAAATGATGTTATTATACAGTCCCCTTATTAGCAACTTCGAA GTATGGAGGCCGATCACAGCTGTGTTTTTCTACCCTATCAATCAAGCCACCGGATTTCACTTCTTGGTGAACTGTTACTTCTTGTATAATTATTCCATACGGTTAGAAAAAG GCGAATTCGATGGAAGGCCTGCCGATTACTGTTACATGCTGATAATCAACTGGTTGACATGTACGTTGATGGCTTTAGCAATTGGAATGCCT TTACTGATGGATTGTATGGTATTGAGTGTACTTTACGTCTGGTGCCAATGTAACAAGGAGACTATCGTCACGTTCTGGTTTGGTACTACTTTCAAAGCAATGTATTTACCTTGGGTTCTGTTTGTATTCAATTTCATCATCGTTGGAGG GGGTATATCTGAACTGATTGGTATCTTGTCTGGTCATATTTATTATTTCCTTAAGTTCACCTATCCGCAAGAAAACGGTACGCAGTCCTTCCTCACAACGCCATATTTCTT GTTTAATCTATTTCCGAACCGTAGAATAGCCGGAGGATTCGGTGTACCTCCTCCCCGAAGTGCCGCCGCCACAGGAGAACAACCGTCTAGTGGAAGGCATAATTGGGGCAGAGGACGAGTACTCGGAGGCGAAGTggattaa
- the LOC135848698 gene encoding ornithine decarboxylase-like isoform X1, whose amino-acid sequence MKFNSDKDQIQVVDNDTDVVRVMRNITESGFQEDAFYVFDVNDLIQKYENWKLKLPRVIPHYAVKCNDHLLVLKILASLGVGFDCASKEEIRKIISLGIDPSRIIFANPAKPASHVRYASDQGVDMITFDNENELYKIKSLHPSAKLILRIRSDAAIVQCPLGIKYGCNIVTEAPGLLHVARNLNLDIIGISFHVGSGCGDPAAYRRAIAAARTLFNLGQDLGFNMQILDIGGGFPGNKHTSIDTIAEVINEALEEYFPIEYGVNIVAEPGRYFVASAFTLATFVHSKREVKDPKTGAVTSNMYYINDGIYGSFNSLLYDHAVVTPIPLSEIRSCEILPCSIWGPTCDGLDLIAENIKFPVLNTGDWIMFEDMGAYTFAAASLFNGFPVPKIYTILNESTMLSLKDAFQPPFDEDISYDDLSQPIHLNDFPLAEDSWNKKSHLHPSLFSEFYTLNENCTFIST is encoded by the exons ATGAAATTCAACAGCGATAAAGATCAAATCCAGGTTGTCGATAATGATACCGATGTTGTCAGAGTTATGCGTAATATCACCGAATCTGGG tTCCAAGAAGATGCATTTTACGTGTTCGACGTAAACGATTTGATTCAGAAGTACGAAAATTGGAAACTAAAGTTACCTCGGGTTATTCCACATTACG ctGTAAAATGCAACGATCACTTGCTCGTATTGAAAATTCTGGCTTCGTTGGGAGTAGGTTTCGATTGTGCTTCGAAG gaggaaatcagaaaaatcatatcattgggAATCGACCCGTCGAGAATCATATTCGCCAATCCAGCCAAACCAGCATCACACGTTCGATATGCATCCGATCAAGGAGTAGATATGATCACCTTCGATAACGAAAACGAACTTTATAAAATCAAATCGTTGCATCCGTCTGCCAA gttGATTTTACGTATCCGTAGCGACGCTGCCATCGTACAATGCCCTTTAGGTATCAAATACGGCTGCAATATCGTAACCGAAGCTCCCGGCTTGCTTCATGTGGCTCGTAATCTTAACTTGGACATCATCGGTATCAGCTTCCACGTAGGATCCGGGTGCGGAGACCCGGCTGCTTATCGGCGGGCCATTGCTGCAGCTCGGACTCTGTTCAATCTCGGTCAAGATCTAGGATTCAATATGCAAATACTGGATATCGGAGGAGGATTTCCTGGAAATAAGCATACTTCAATAGATACG ATTGCCGAAGTTATCAACGAAGCTTTGGAGGAATACTTCCCGATAGAATACGGTGTGAATATCGTAGCCGAACCGGGACGTTACTTCGTAGCTTCTGCTTTTACGTTGGCTACATTCGTACATTCGAAACGCGAAGTAAAGGATCCGAAAACCGGAGCTGTTACTAGTAACATGTATTACATCAACGATGGCATTTACGGATCGTTCAATTCGTTACTTTACGATCATGCGGTGGTTACACCGATACCGTTATCG GAAATCCGTAGTTGCGAAATATTACCGTGTTCCATCTGGGGCCCGACTTGCGACGGACTCGATTTAATCGcggaaaatataaaattcccTGTTCTAAATACCGGTGACTGGATCATGTTCGAGGATATGGGAGCGTACACGTTCGCCGCGGCGTCCCTCTTCAACGGGTTTCCTGTTCCGAAGATATACACGATTTTGAACGAATCTACAAT GTTATCGTTGAAAGATGCATTTCAACCGCCATTCGACGAAGATATCAGCTACGATGATTTATCGCAACCCATCCACCTGAACGATTTCCCGCTGGCCGAGGATTCTTGGAATAAAAAAAGTCACCTTCATCCGTCACTATTCTCGGAATTCTACACGTTGAACGAAAACTGCACTTTCATATCAACCTAG
- the LOC135848848 gene encoding uncharacterized protein LOC135848848: MWRQFDIRIGNFLLTCPFCEQEFNSLADSFEHVLEHFTLDKLHQAKLIKWLSLKLNNHDNANANANVNHVNKPQTQLLRTQEFIVNLPVIDNYTKCQFCEKFVVNNIMNHVFDHFEITTRRRLIELWFKRFLQSDASYHIVQSCCEYINSIKTQRIDTSSLLVQLPLFVNPSTNTCRYCGMVAGDPASLYGHYVEWHSELPVKYYYCVICNFKTLSNEDLADHALKEHLKCPCGRKFRTFVWCLRHVKSCEMEPDGVCCPFCQGQTSDEMILRKHISNACKPFAAIANEGEQSDNFVNLDDIKEFISDEQCLQIGLEMQNLE; this comes from the exons ATGTGGCGTCAATTTGACATACGAATTGGCAATTTCCTTCTGACCTGTCCGTTTTGTGAACAAGAATTCAACTCGTTAGCAGATAGCTTCGAACATGTGCTGGAGCATTTCACGTTGGATAAATTACATCAAGCGAAACTTATCAAATGGTTATCCTTGAAACTGAATAATCACGATAacgcgaatgcgaatgcgaatgtgAATCACGTTAATAAACCTCAAACACAGCT ACTAAGAACGCAAGAATTCATCGTGAATTTGCCAGTCATCGATAACTACACAAAATGCCAGTTTTGCGAGAAATTCGTCGTCAACAACATAATGAATCACGTATTCGaccattttgaaattaccaCCCGAAGAAGACTCATCGAGCTGTGGTTTAAACGATTCCTGCAATCGGACGCGTCTTATCATATCGTTCAATCTTGCTGCGAATACATAAACTCGATAAAAACCCAGCGAATAGATACGTCGAGTTTATTAGTACAGTTACCGTTGTTCGTAAATCCATCAACGAATACCTGCCGATATTGTGGAATGGTCGCCGGCGATCCAGCTTCACTATACGGTCATTATGTAGAATGGCACAGCGAGTTGCCAGTAAAGTATTACTATTGCGTTATTTGTAACTTCAAAACTCTAAGTAATGAAGATTTAGCCGACCATGCTCTGAAAGAACATTTAAAGTGTCCTTGCGGCCGGAAATTCCGTACTTTTGTTTGGTGTCTAAGACACGTCAAATCTTGTGAAATGGAACCGGATGGAGTATGTTGCCCTTTTTGTCAAGGTCAAACTTCGGACGAAATGATTCTTCGAAAGCATATTTCCAACGCTTGTAAGCCGTTCGCTGCAATTGCAAATGAAGGCGAACAATCTGATAATTTCGTCAACTTGGACGATATCAAAGAATTCATATCGGATGAGCAGTGTTTACAAATTGGATTGGAAATGCAGAATTTAGAATAA
- the LOC135848863 gene encoding aldo-keto reductase family 1 member C15-like yields the protein MSFKNIICYDLNNGNKIPAVALGTFLVGDKLLYTYVLDDVLEKSLNTALEIGYRHIDTATFYFNEHTIGKVLQKWFTSGKLNREDVFITTKLPFNALRAELAPKYLKKSLEKLKLDYVDMYLMHGPFGWMEGVESDNMMPKDAEGNLKLENIDHIAVWRALEELVDAGLTKSIGVANFSERQIQRLLDNARIPPSNLQIEVHLEFQQTSLVDFCQRNNIVVSAHTTLGSPGSLKQLLGKSIPSIMENPGVVKIAKKYKKSPAQIALRFSIQRGIVVLPKSVHENRIAENFDVQDFEIDDEDMECLKSLDRGEDGRRLIFQEHFPGIEKHPEYPFPILPKEKLLRKK from the exons atgagttttaaaaatataatatgttaTGATCTTAATAACGGAAATAAAATTCCAGCCGTTGCTCTTGGCACTTTTTTGGTAGGTGACAAATTACTCTACACTTAC GTACTTGACGACGttctggaaaaatcattgaatacAGCTTTAGAAATCGGATATCGACACATCGACACAGCTACATTTTACTTTAACGAACACACCATCGGTAAAGTTCTGCAAAAATGGTTCACATCGGGTAAATTAAATAGAGAAGACGTATTCATCACGACTAAG CTACCGTTCAACGCTCTCAGAGCGGAACTGGCGCcgaaatatttgaagaaatcgttagaaaaactgaaattggatTACGTCGATATGTATCTAATGCATGGACCTTTCGGGTGGATGGAAGGTGTCGAATCTGACAATATGATGCCTAAAGACGCAGAAGGCAATTTGAAACTCGAAAACATCGATCATATAGCTGTGTGGAGG gcGCTGGAAGAACTAGTAGACGCTGGTTTGACAAAATCAATCGGTGTAGCGAACTTTAGCGAAAGACAAATTCAACGTCTTTTAGACAACGCCAGAATACCTCCGTCTAATCTCCAAATAGAAGTACATTTAGAATTTCAACAAACCTCGCTAGTCGATTTTTGTCAGAGAAATAACATCGTAGTGTCAGCTCATACTACGCTCGGATCTCCTGGAAGTTTGAAACAATTATTAGG caaatCAATTCCGAGTATAATGGAAAACCCTGGCGTGGTGAAAATCGccaagaaatataaaaaatctcCAGCTCAAATCGCTCTACGGTTTTCGATCCAACGAGGAATCGTTGTGCTGCCAAAAAGTGTTCATGAGAACagaattgcagaaaatttcGAT gttcaagattttgaaatcgATGATGAAGATATGGAATGTTTGAAGAGCTTGGATAGAGGGGAAGATGGTCGAAGGCTTATTTTTCAGGAACATTTTCCTGG CATCGAAAAACATCCAGAGTATCCGTTTCCTATTCTGCCGAAGGAGAAACTTTTAAGAAAGAAGTAA
- the LOC135848698 gene encoding ornithine decarboxylase-like isoform X2, with amino-acid sequence MKFNSDKDQIQVVDNDTDVVRVMRNITESGFQEDAFYVFDVNDLIQKYENWKLKLPRVIPHYAVKCNDHLLVLKILASLGVGFDCASKEEIRKIISLGIDPSRIIFANPAKPASHVRYASDQGVDMITFDNENELYKIKSLHPSAKLILRIRSDAAIVQCPLGIKYGCNIVTEAPGLLHVARNLNLDIIGISFHVGSGCGDPAAYRRAIAAARTLFNLGQDLGFNMQILDIGGGFPGNKHTSIDTIAEVINEALEEYFPIEYGVNIVAEPGRYFVASAFTLATFVHSKREVKDPKTGAVTSNMYYINDGIYGSFNSLLYDHAVVTPIPLSEIRSCEILPCSIWGPTCDGLDLIAENIKFPVLNTGDWIMFEDMGAYTFAAASLFNGFPVPKIYTILNESTM; translated from the exons ATGAAATTCAACAGCGATAAAGATCAAATCCAGGTTGTCGATAATGATACCGATGTTGTCAGAGTTATGCGTAATATCACCGAATCTGGG tTCCAAGAAGATGCATTTTACGTGTTCGACGTAAACGATTTGATTCAGAAGTACGAAAATTGGAAACTAAAGTTACCTCGGGTTATTCCACATTACG ctGTAAAATGCAACGATCACTTGCTCGTATTGAAAATTCTGGCTTCGTTGGGAGTAGGTTTCGATTGTGCTTCGAAG gaggaaatcagaaaaatcatatcattgggAATCGACCCGTCGAGAATCATATTCGCCAATCCAGCCAAACCAGCATCACACGTTCGATATGCATCCGATCAAGGAGTAGATATGATCACCTTCGATAACGAAAACGAACTTTATAAAATCAAATCGTTGCATCCGTCTGCCAA gttGATTTTACGTATCCGTAGCGACGCTGCCATCGTACAATGCCCTTTAGGTATCAAATACGGCTGCAATATCGTAACCGAAGCTCCCGGCTTGCTTCATGTGGCTCGTAATCTTAACTTGGACATCATCGGTATCAGCTTCCACGTAGGATCCGGGTGCGGAGACCCGGCTGCTTATCGGCGGGCCATTGCTGCAGCTCGGACTCTGTTCAATCTCGGTCAAGATCTAGGATTCAATATGCAAATACTGGATATCGGAGGAGGATTTCCTGGAAATAAGCATACTTCAATAGATACG ATTGCCGAAGTTATCAACGAAGCTTTGGAGGAATACTTCCCGATAGAATACGGTGTGAATATCGTAGCCGAACCGGGACGTTACTTCGTAGCTTCTGCTTTTACGTTGGCTACATTCGTACATTCGAAACGCGAAGTAAAGGATCCGAAAACCGGAGCTGTTACTAGTAACATGTATTACATCAACGATGGCATTTACGGATCGTTCAATTCGTTACTTTACGATCATGCGGTGGTTACACCGATACCGTTATCG GAAATCCGTAGTTGCGAAATATTACCGTGTTCCATCTGGGGCCCGACTTGCGACGGACTCGATTTAATCGcggaaaatataaaattcccTGTTCTAAATACCGGTGACTGGATCATGTTCGAGGATATGGGAGCGTACACGTTCGCCGCGGCGTCCCTCTTCAACGGGTTTCCTGTTCCGAAGATATACACGATTTTGAACGAATCTACAATGTGA
- the LOC135848671 gene encoding trafficking protein particle complex subunit 12: MDPNQTDKSSEITKYFQDSHNSDIFDQISNLNFGNESDDSKLSTDNTESSSTPKKDTEETTSSPKEPVICRIFASSDGPSTETEKPREETFFDMLGSGSKYSPAISPMSDGGLKLTKPSSYGTILSPEFPSDGSFFSPSSGTDVDSDAVNDELFMKGATHMIGTSSLTSSGEADRRRDAWIPLLRTRQALAAAVAAPPGTYTPERDLLTMPGVVLQEDMIDNVHEAVNHYLGEVEAVQRKVLTLNDVTQDERGLRELIQAECYRAAVNLTSRLLTMYGQGIGRSGYPSKHTLHSIQLWFTRIALLVKLRSWSVAWAESEPWWDLDRPDLYFQFYSELYGGRPGTIVPFSFRLLLAELPQYVHKPQEAFKRLFSVLSTVRKILKNLNSGLSEDGSHIELTANDRQESLKLWSSRETRVLHSIINLALQQRDYRAAIDILLGIIEKPNTDQNIHHRRAITSALGRIYLQMGDMDIAKDWFEKSSSLKSSNQGKKANPDFQELVDQGLLAIADSNYEKGYEFFHKASLKDPTNIMVRNNMAVCLLYCGKQKEAVNLLELVVSNNPTLGLHESLLLNLCTLYELESSTAMENKYKMLKMVAKYKGDAISLNCLKLQIKE, encoded by the exons ATGGACCCGAATCAGACCGACAAATCGTCCGAAATcacgaaatattttcaagattcCCACAATTCCGATATATTCGATCAAATATCCAACTTGAATTTTGGTAACGAATCCGATGACTCGAAACTTTCCACTGATAATACAGAATCGTCATCTACGCCGAAGAAAGACACCGAAGAAACCACTAGCTCGCCCAAAGAACCAGTCATCTGTAGAATATTCGCCTCATCAGATGGCCCTTCGACTGAAACAGAGAAACCCAGAGAAGAAACGTTCTTCGATATGCTCGGATCTGGTAGTAAATATTCTCCAGCCATATCTCCTATGTCCGACGGTGGCTTGAAGTTAACCAAGCCTTCTTCATACGGTACGATTCTCTCTCCAGAATTCCCCAGTGATG GTTCTTTTTTTAGTCCTTCGTCGGGCACTGATGTGGATAGCGATGCTGTCAACGATGAGCTTTTTATGAAAGGTGCCACTCATATGATTGGAACGAGTAGTTTAACCTCTTCCGGCGAAGCAGATCGTAGGCGAGATGCTTGGATACCGTTGCTACGTACTCGGCAAGCTCTAGCAGCAGCGGTGGCTGCTCCACCTGGTACATATACTCCCGAACGTGATCTTTTAACGATGCCCGGAGTTGTTCTTCAAGAAGATATG ATCGATAACGTTCACGAAGCTGTAAATCATTATCTGGGCGAAGTTGAAGCTGTGCAGCGTAAAGTGTTAACCTTGAATGATGTAACGCAAGATGAACGAGGTCTACGTGAACTAATTCAG gCCGAGTGCTATAGAGCTGCTGTGAATTTAACCAGTCGATTGCTCACTATGTATGGCCAAGGTATTGGCCGGTCAGGTTACCCTAGTAAACATACATTACATTCGATACAG CTATGGTTTACCAGAATCGCCCTTCTAGTTAAATTACGATCGTGGTCGGTTGCATGGGCTGAATCCGAGCCTTGGTGGGATTTAGACAGGCCGGATTTATATTTCCAATTTTACAGCGAACTATACGGTGGTCGACCAGGAACTATAGTTCCATTTTCATTTAGATTACTTTTAGCTGAATTGCCACAGTATGTTCATAAACCGCAGGAAGCTTTCAAAAGACTATTTTCTGTACTGAGCACCGTTCGAAAA atattgaaaaatttgaacagtggTCTTAGCGAAGACGGTAGCCATATAGAATTAACTGCCAACGATAggcaagaatcattgaaattgTGGTCATCTCGTGAAACGAGGGTTTTACATTCCATTATAAATCTCGCCCTTCAACAAAGA GATTACAGAGCAGCCATTGATATACTACTTGGAATCATTGAGAAACCAAACACTGATCAAAATATACATCATCGAAGAGCTATAACGTCCGCTTTAGGACGTATTTATCTGCAAATGGGTGATATGGATATAGCCAAAGATTGGTTTGAGAAATCTAGTTCGCTGAAAAGTAGTAATCA GGGTAAAAAAGCGAATCCAGATTTTCAAGAGTTAGTTGATCAAGGCCTATTAGCAATCGCTGATAGTAATTACGAAAAGGGTTATGAGTTTTTCCATAAAGCGTCTCTGAAAGATCCTACCAATATAATG GTAAGAAATAATATGGCCGTTTGTTTGTTGTACTGCGGTAAACAGAAAGAAGCTGTGAATTTATTAGAATTAGTAGTTTCCAATAATCCGACTTTAGGATTACATGAAAGTTTATTGTTGAATTTGTGTACATTGTACGAACTAGAAAGCTCGACCGCTATGGAGAATAAgtacaaaatgttgaaaatggttGCCAAATATAAAGGTGATGCTATATCACTGAATTGTCTAAAGTTACAAATAAAAGAATAA
- the ND-B22 gene encoding NADH dehydrogenase [ubiquinone] 1 beta subcomplex subunit 9, with amino-acid sequence MAYIPHWYISHTRRVQILYKKYLRDIEDWTLDRAEKRIQQVLLRAEFDKNRDIKDPIKAKRALEAAETYYEYVRHAEPFKFPTSFGGTAWERDEMKFPHDGILDYWHPLEKAQYPDYFAKREQRKKEFVEWYDKKYGRPAAHEY; translated from the exons ATGGCATATATTCCGCACTGGTATATTTCGCACACTCGGCGTGTACAAATATTATATAAGAAATATTTAAGAGACATCGAGGACTGGACTCTAGATCG TGCCGAAAAACGTATTCAACAAGTCTTGCTTCGAGcggaatttgacaaaaatcgcGACATCAAAGATCCCATCAAAGCAAAAAGAGCTCTTGAAGCAGCCGAAACGTATTACGAATATGTCAGACACGCCGAACCTTTCAAAT TTCCTACATCGTTCGGTGGAACTGCTTGGGAACGTGATGAGATGAAATTCCCTCACGACGGAATTTTAGATTATTGGCATCCTTTGGAAAAAGCTCAATATCCGGATTATTTCGCTAAACGAGAACAAAGGAAAAAAGAATTCGTCGAATGGTACGACAAAAAGTATGGCAGGCCAGCAGCTCACGAATACTGA